A single region of the Cynocephalus volans isolate mCynVol1 chromosome 12, mCynVol1.pri, whole genome shotgun sequence genome encodes:
- the LOC134391782 gene encoding olfactory receptor 5T2-like: MENITEVTIFVLKGLTDNVELQITFFFLFLAIYLFTLMGNLGLIVLVIGDSRLHNPMYYFLSVLSSVDACYSSVITPNMLVDFMSEDKVISFPGCAAQMFLAVSLGTMECFLLAAMAYDRYVAIYNPLLYSVSMSPRVYLPLMVASYVGGILHATTHTVATFSLSFCGSNEIKHIFCDIPPLLAISCSDIHTNQLLLFYFSGSIEILTILIVLVSYVFILVAVLRMHSAKGRRKVFSTCGSHLTGVSIFHGTVLFMYVRPTSSYTLEHDMIVSIFYTIVIPMLNPIIYSLRNKDVKVAMQKVFGENWFLNKVYFHAEN, encoded by the coding sequence ATGGAGAATATCACTGAAGTTACCATATTTGTTCTGAAGGGCCTCACGGATAATGTTGAACTGCAGAtcacctttttcttcttgtttctagCAATTTACCTCTTTACACTCATGGGAAATTTAGGACTCATTGTACTAGTCATTGGTGATTCCCGGCTTCACAACCCCATGTACTATTTTCTGAGTGTGTTGTCTTCCGTGGATGCCTGCTATTCCTCAGTTATTACACCAAATATGTTAGTAGACTTTATGTCAGAAGATAAAGTTATTTCATTCCCTGGATGTGCAGCACAGATGTTTCTCGCTGTTTCTTTGGGAACCATGGAATGCTTTCTCTTGGCTGCAATGGCTTATGATCGCTATGTAGCCATCTACAACCCACTTCTGTATTCAGTGAGCATGTCACCCAGAGTCTACCTGCCACTCATGGTTGCTTCCTATGTCGGTGGCATTTTACATGCTACTACACACACAGTGGCCACATTCAGCCTGTCCTTCTGTGGATCCAATGAAATTAAACACATCTTTTGTGATATCCCTCCTCTCCTCGCTATTTCTTGTTCTGACATTCACACAAACCAGcttcttctcttctacttttctgGCTCTATTGAGATATTGACTATACTAATAGTCCTggtctcctatgttttcattctGGTGGCCGTTCTGAGGATGCACTCTGCTAAAGGGAGACGAAAAGTGTTCTCTACATGTGGCTCTCACCTAACCGGAGTGTCCATTTTTCATGGAACTGTTCTCTTCATGTATGTGAGACCAACTTCCAGCTACACTTTGGAGCATGACATGATAGTGTCAATATTCTACACCATTGTGATTCCCATGCTGAATCCCATCATTTACAGTTTAAGGAACAAAGATGTAAAAGTGGCAATGCAAAAAGTGTTTGGGGAAAATTGGTTTCtcaataaagtatattttcatgCTGAAAACTAA